In a single window of the Bradyrhizobium erythrophlei genome:
- a CDS encoding HU family DNA-binding protein, with amino-acid sequence MAESCSHSYAVMRISLRSGILTRQGNRAMTRNLKKGQRIGRTPKTGAELAISPRRVIVFKPSAILKQWINGHSPSGVA; translated from the coding sequence ATGGCTGAATCATGCTCGCATTCCTATGCCGTGATGCGCATCTCCCTGCGATCGGGGATTCTGACGCGACAAGGAAACAGAGCCATGACGAGAAATCTCAAGAAAGGTCAGCGTATCGGCCGTACCCCGAAGACCGGCGCCGAGCTCGCGATTTCTCCGCGTCGCGTGATCGTGTTCAAGCCGTCGGCCATTCTGAAGCAGTGGATCAATGGCCACAGCCCCAGTGGCGTTGCGTGA